The window TTCGACTCCGGGATCGTCTGGAGCGCCAACGATCCCAGCCCTTACAAGTACTTCAACACCTCCATGGGCACCTCCACTGTGAAGCCGGTAGGCACCAAGACGTTTGATAACTACCACCGCTTCGGCGACACGAAAGCCGATGCCCTGCTGGCCGACTTCGTCGGGGCAGCTGACGAGTCCAAGCAGAAGGACATCGCCAACAAGCTGCAGGAAGAGTACAACGACGTCGCACCACTGGTGCCGCTGTTCTCAGGCCCTGAATGGGGCGCCTTCAATGACACCCGCTTCACTGGCTGGCCCACGGAGGACAACCCGTACGCCACCCTCTCCGTACGCTCACCTACAACAGTGCTGATCCTGTCCACGCTGGAACCGCGCAAGTAGACCCCAACCACCCCCGCAGTAGGGCCATGGCAGGCCCACCGCACGCCCGGCGGCACTCTGCCGCTGACCCGGCCAACCCGCCGGGCGTGCCCCACAATTTCCGCAATTCCCGAATGGAGGGAAACCGTGCGCTTCATCCTGCGCCGCTTGGGTTTCTACCTGATCGCCTTCTGGGCATCCATCACCCTGAATTTCCTGCTCCCGCGATTCATGCCGGGCGACCCCGTGTCCCGCATGTTTGCCCGCTCCCAGGACCGAATGCAACCTGAACAGATCGAGGCCCTGCGCAAGCTGCTGGGTGTTGATGATCGGCCCATTTGGGAGCAATACATCAACTACATGCAGAACATTTTCACCGGGCAGATGGGTGTCTCCATCTCCCGTTTCCCCACCCCGGTCACTGAGGTCATCTCGTCCCAAATCGGATGGACACTCCTGCTGGGCGGAACCGCACTGGTGATCGCCGCCGTCGTGGGTAACCTGCTGGGAATCCTGGCTGCTTGGCGCCGCGGCGGTGCGATCGACTCCGCGCTTCCACCGGTACTGGTTTTCATTGGCTCGTTCCCGTACTTCTGGCTTGCGATGGGTGCGCTGTACCTGTTCGGCGTGGTGCTGGGATGGTTCCCCATCCGGCATGCGTTCACGGACGGTTTGGAGCCGGCGTACACCTGGGAGTTCATCGGCGACGTCGGTGCCCACCTTGTGCTGCCCGCGTTGACCATTGTGCTGGTCTCGATCGGCGGCTGGATGCTCGGCATGCGAAACACCATGATCGCCACCAATTCGGAGGACTACATCACCATGGCCGAAGCCAAGGGACTCCGCCCGGGCCGCATCATGCTCCGCTACGCAGCCCGCAACGCCATGCTCCCCTCGGTAACTAGCTTTGGCATGGGACTGGGGTTCGTGGTGGGCGGTGCCCTGCTCACGGAGGTGGTGTTCGCCTATCCCGGTGTCGGCTACCAGCTCCTCAACGCTGTCCAAGGCCTCGACTATCCGCTCATGCAGGGCTTGTTCCTGACCATCACCGCCGCTGTTCTGCTTGCCAACTTCCTGGTGGACATCCTGTACGTCCGCCTCGACCCGCGCGTGCGCAGCAACTAGAGGACTGACCATGACAACCGCACTTCTGAAGCAGCCAACACCAACACCGGCTGTCCGCAAGCCCAACCGCAGCTTTGTCCACGGCCTTATCAGCAACAAGAAAGCGCTGACGGGCATGGCCGTGATGGTCATCTTCATTGCACTGGCCCTGCTGGCGCCGGTGCTGTTTCCGGGCGATCCCTCAAGGATTACCGCCATGGCCTCCCTTGAACCATCGGCCGAGCACTGGCTGGGCACCACCGCCAAAGGACAGGACGTGCTCGCCCTGACCGTTCACGGCTCACGTAGTTCACTGTTTGTGGGACTGACCGTGGGCTTGGCATCCACCTTCATCGGCATCCTGGTAGGCCTGGCTTCGGCGTACTTCGGCAAATTCATTGACGAAGCACTCTCCCTGGTCACCAACGTCTTCCTGCTCCTGCCCGGCCTGCCGCTGCTGGTCATCCTGGCCGCTTTCCTTCCGCCGGGCCTAGGCACCGTCATCCTGGTTCTGGTGGTGACCGGATGGGCCGGCTCAGCGCGCGTCCTGCGTTCACAGGCGCTATCCATCCGCTCCAAGGATTTCGTAGCTGCGGCCGTGGTGTCCGGCGAACGGGCCGGCCGGATCATGTTCCGCGAGATCCTGCCCAACATGGCCTCGATCGTCATGGGTACCCTCCTGGCTTGTGTGATCTACGGAATCGGCGCACAAGCTGGCCTGGAGTTCCTCGGACTGGGCGATGTCAGCACGGTCTCCTGGGGTAACAACCTCTTCTGGGCTGGCAATGAAGGCGCCTTGCTGACCGGCAGTTGGTGGGTCTTCGTACCCTCCGGCGTCTGCATCGCACTGGTGGCCTTCGCCCTGGCCCTGATCAACTACGCCGTGGATGAAGTCACCAACCCGCGGCTGCGAAAGATCAAAACCCCCAAAACAACACCCGCTAAAGTCGAAAGGAGCGCCGCCAAATGACCATCTCCCAAGTTTCCTTCGGCTCCCACGAACCTGTCCTGGACGTCAAGGACCTCACGGTCAAGTACATCGGCGACACCCGCTCCACCACCGCCGTCGATCGCGTTTCCTTCAGCATTGGCACCGGTGAGGTGTTCGGTCTCGCGGGGGAGTCCGGCTGCGGGAAGTCCACCATTGCCAACTCGATCATGAGGCTCCTGAAGGATCCTGCGAAGATCGCCGGCGGCAGCATTTCCTTCGGTGGAAAAGACGTCCTGGCCATGAGCCCGGAGGAGCTGCGGCGTTTCCGCTGGCAGGACGTGGCCATGGTGTTCCAGTCGGCCATGAACTCGCTCAATCCGGTGCTGACCATCGGCGAACAGATTGTGGACATCTTCACCACCCACGCCGGATACTCCCGCAAGGAATCAATGCGGCGTGCCGGTGAACTGCTGGAACTGGTGAGGATCGATCCCGCCCGGCTTAAGTCCTATCCGCACCAGCTCTCGGGCGGCATGCGTCAACGCGCTGTGATTGCCATGGCGGTGGCGCTCAAACCGTCATTGTTGATACTGGACGAGCCCACCACCGCACTGGATGTGGTGGTTCAGCAGGAAATCATGGCGCAAATCAAGGATCTCCAGCGCGAGCTCGGCTTCTCCGTCCTGTTCATCACCCATGACATGTCCCTCATGGTGGAACTCTCGCACCGCATGGCCGTGATGTACGGCGGACGAATTGTGGAGACCGCGAAGGCCCAGGACGTGTACGCCAACCCCCGCCACCCCTACACCCAGGCGCTGATGGGCGCGTTCCCGCCGCTCACCGGCCCCCGCCTTCCGCTGACCGGCCTGCCCGACGGCGTGAAGTTCCGCAACATCCCGGACCTCGCCGAGGCTGCACCCGGCCACTTTGTGGCGCCGTTCGGTGCCGACGCGTCGGTTGTTGAGTCCGTAAACTTGGAAGGAGCCGCACGATGAGCCACTCACTGGTGACCCCACCGGCCGTGTCCCACACCGGCACCCCTGCCCTGGAGATCCGCGGTTTGGGAAAGACGTTCCCGATTGGCGGTTTGTTCTCCCACGATTCTGTCCGCGCCCTGCATGGGATCGATCTGACCATCGCCAAGGGCGAAATTGTGGCGCTCGTGGGGGAGTCCGGTTCCGGCAAGAGCACCCTGGCCCGCTGTGTGGCGCGGCTCGAAAAGCCGAGCTCGGGGGAGATCCTGATTGACGGTGTCGACGTCCTGAAGCGGGACCGCTTCCAAGCGTCACGTGCGTTCCGAGCCCAACTCCAGATGGTGTTCCAGGATCCCTTCGGTTCATTGAACCCGGCCCACAGGATGGATCACTTCCTGCGGCGCTCGTTGGCCATCCACGGCAGGAGTGGCGGAACTGAGCAAGAGACTCAGAGGCGGCTCGAAGAGCTCATGACCACCGTTGGCCTGCAGGCTGACATGCTGAACTCGTATCCGCACGAGCTCTCCGGCGGCCAGCGCCAACGCGTTGCGATCGCCCGGGCCCTTGCCGTTGAACCGCAGGTCATCCTGGCTGACGAGCCCACGTCCATGCTGGACGTTTCTGTCCGGATCGGCGTGCTGAACCTGATGCGCAAGCTCCGCGACGAGCAGGGCATCTCCATGCTCTACATCACCCACGACCTCGCGTCCGCACGGTACTTAGCAGACAGGACCGCGGTCATGTTCGCCGGCGAATTGGTTGAAGAGGGCGAGTCCTTGGACCTTCTGGCCAATCCGGCGCACCCTTACACGCAACTGCTGGTTTCAGCTGTCCCTGACCCTGCCCGTGCAGGCTCCTATGATCCGGTCCGCAGGGCCGAATTGCGGCAAGCGGTCATGGCCTCAACGCACTGCGCGTTCAACGGCGATCCGAACCAAGCCTGCTCGTCCGAGGAACCTGTGCGCCATCAGGTGGGTGACCCCGAAAACCGTCACTGGGTACGCTGCCACCTCTACCGGCCGTGGGCTGCTGCCGGCAGTCATGCCTTGGCCAGTGAACCAACCCAAACCAGCCACCCGGCGTCGAACGCTCAAGAAGAGGCTTCCGCATGACTGAACTTACCCACCCGCTCGCCACCATTCCGCGGGACGAGTTGCTGTCCCGCGCCGAGGCCGACCCCCTCCGTCCACGATTCCACTTCGTCTCGCCGGCGGGTTGGCTCAACGATCCCAACGGGGTCAGTCAATGGAACGGCACCTACCACTTGTTCTACCAGTACAACCCTGAGGGTGCTTTCCACCACCGTATCCAGTGGGGCCATGCCACCAGCACGGACCTGGTTACCTGGACTGATCAGCCCGTGGCTTTGGAGCCTTCCGCGGGACCGGATGCCGAGGGTTGCTGGTCGGGGGTGTTGGTGAACGACGACGGTACACCCACCTTGGTGTACTCGGGGCGGTTTGAGGACAAGGAACTGCCCTGCGTCGCCGTAGGATCACCGGACCTGCTGAATTGGACCAAGGATCCTGGAAATCCGGTGATTGGCGCCCCGCCGGCCGGCGTCGAAATTACTGCGTACCGCGATCACTGCGTGTGGCGCGAAGATGGCAAGTGGCGGCAACTTGTGGGTTCAGGGATTCGGAACCTCGGCGGCACGGCGTTCTTGTATGAGTCTTCGGACCTGCGATCTTGGGACTACCTCGGACCACTGTTCATCGGCGATGCATCCCAGGGTGATCCTGCGGACACTGACTGGACCGGGACCATGTGGGAATGCGTTGACCTGTTCCGGGCAGGACAAGGTTCGTTGGGGTCCGCACCTGCGGCCGACTCGCCGGATGTGCTGGTTTTCTCCGCGTGGGACGACGGCGAAACCCGCCACCCGCTGTACTGGACCGGCCGTTACGCCGGAGATACCTTCGAGCCGGCCGCGTTGCACAGGCTGGACTACGGAGGCCGCTTCTTCTACGCACCGCAGTCTTTCCAAGATGAGTCCGGCCGACGCGTCATGTTTGGCTGGATGCAGGAAGGGCGCAGTGATGCAGCAATGGTGGAAGCCGGCTGGTCCGGTGTCATGAGCCTGCCGCGCGTCACCACCGTGGCCAAGGACGGAACCTTGGCGTTTTCACCGGTTCCCGAAATCGAGAAACTGCGCAGCGATCACATCAGCGTACCGGCCCAGGTGTTGGTGGGAGCCGGAACGTCCGTGACAACGGGTGTGTCCGGCAACCAGCTGGACCTGGATTTGGACGTGCAGCTGGCTCCCGGAGCAGAGGTTCGGCTGGGAGTGCTGGCGTCCACAGATGGTGCTGAGCAAACGGAAATCGTGCTGAGCCGGGCTGCTGACGGAACCCCCACCGGCACCCTTCGCCTTGACCGCACCCGCAGCAGTCTCAACCCTGCCGTTGATGTGGAGGACAAGTCCGGCCCGCTTCCCATGACGGATGGTCGTGTTCGCCTTCGCGTGTTGGTGGACCGGTCCGCCGTCGAAATTTTCGCCAACGGAAAACCGCTCACTGCCCGTATCTACCCGACGCTGGGCGGCGAGCGCGTGACGCTGGCCGCAACTGAGGGTTCGGCGCGGCTCCTCTCCTTCGATGCCTGGACCATGGCTGAGATCTTTGAAGAGACCCGTAGCCTCCTGCCGGAAGGGAAGTGAAACCCATGGAAAAAGCATCATCAGTCTCACGCCGTGGCCTTCTGACCGGTGCCGGTGCGGTAGCACTGGGCGGGTCCTTGGCGCTGTCCACCCCTGGTGGGCCCGCCGCGGCGGCGGGCGGCCCAGCCTCGAAAGGATCCTCCCGGATGCGCCCGGTCTATCACTTCAGCGTGCCTGACAATTGGAAGAACGATCCCCAACGGCCCATCTACCTGGACGGGGAGTATCACTACTACTACTTGTATAACGCCGATTACATCAGTGGCGGTGGGGGCACGTCCTGGCGCCGGGCCACCACTACTGACCACGTCGCGTTCCGGGACCGTGGTGTCGCGATACCGAAGTTCAGCAACAGCAACGGCGACTGTTGGTCCGGGTGCATGGTGGTTGATGAGGGCAATACCGCGGGATACGGGGCGGGCGCGATCATAGCCTTGGTCACCCAGGCGCCGGAGGGCCGCCAGGCCCAGTACCTCTGGTACTCCACGGACAGGGGGCGCTCGTTCAAGCCCGGTGGCCAGGCGCCCGTACTGCCCAACCCAGGGGTGAACGATTTCCGTGATCCCAAGGTGATATGGGATGAGGACCGTGGCCGGTGGTTCATGGCCAACGCAGAGGGACAAAAGCTGGGCTTCTACACCTCTCCGGACCTGCGTTCCTGGACTCGAGTTGGCGAGTTTCTTCGCAGTGACTTGGGGCTGCTGGAGTGTCCTGACCTCTTTAAGATGACGGCCGACGACGGCACCTCCCATTGGGTGCTGGGCACCAGTGCCAACGGCAAGGGCCGTGGGCTTCCTGCGACGTACGCCTACTGGACAGGAGCTTTTGACGGTACTTCCTTTACCCCCGACCATGGCGAGCCGGAATGGCTGGATTATGGTTTCGATTTTTATGGCGCAGTGACGTATCCGCATCACGATGCATCGGGAGCGGAGGACCCCACCCTCCGCCGGGCCATCGGTTGGGCAAACTTCTGGGACTACCCCCACAACACGCCAACCCTTGCCACTGACGGCTACAACGGCGATGACATGATCGTCCGCGATCTCCGGCTCAAGCATGGAAACGGGGCCTATTACCTGGCTTCGGCCCCTACCTCGGCGTTGGCGGACCACGTGAAGCGCACACATCGGCTCGGTGATGTGGCGGTTGCGGGCACTCATGACCTGAAGATCCGTTCGAACGCCTACGATCTGAGCTGCGAACTGGTATGGGACCCGGCGGTGCCGCCCGCCAATCTGGGACTGGAGGTATG is drawn from Arthrobacter sp. 31Y and contains these coding sequences:
- a CDS encoding ABC transporter permease, with amino-acid sequence MRFILRRLGFYLIAFWASITLNFLLPRFMPGDPVSRMFARSQDRMQPEQIEALRKLLGVDDRPIWEQYINYMQNIFTGQMGVSISRFPTPVTEVISSQIGWTLLLGGTALVIAAVVGNLLGILAAWRRGGAIDSALPPVLVFIGSFPYFWLAMGALYLFGVVLGWFPIRHAFTDGLEPAYTWEFIGDVGAHLVLPALTIVLVSIGGWMLGMRNTMIATNSEDYITMAEAKGLRPGRIMLRYAARNAMLPSVTSFGMGLGFVVGGALLTEVVFAYPGVGYQLLNAVQGLDYPLMQGLFLTITAAVLLANFLVDILYVRLDPRVRSN
- a CDS encoding glycoside hydrolase family 32 protein → MTELTHPLATIPRDELLSRAEADPLRPRFHFVSPAGWLNDPNGVSQWNGTYHLFYQYNPEGAFHHRIQWGHATSTDLVTWTDQPVALEPSAGPDAEGCWSGVLVNDDGTPTLVYSGRFEDKELPCVAVGSPDLLNWTKDPGNPVIGAPPAGVEITAYRDHCVWREDGKWRQLVGSGIRNLGGTAFLYESSDLRSWDYLGPLFIGDASQGDPADTDWTGTMWECVDLFRAGQGSLGSAPAADSPDVLVFSAWDDGETRHPLYWTGRYAGDTFEPAALHRLDYGGRFFYAPQSFQDESGRRVMFGWMQEGRSDAAMVEAGWSGVMSLPRVTTVAKDGTLAFSPVPEIEKLRSDHISVPAQVLVGAGTSVTTGVSGNQLDLDLDVQLAPGAEVRLGVLASTDGAEQTEIVLSRAADGTPTGTLRLDRTRSSLNPAVDVEDKSGPLPMTDGRVRLRVLVDRSAVEIFANGKPLTARIYPTLGGERVTLAATEGSARLLSFDAWTMAEIFEETRSLLPEGK
- a CDS encoding ABC transporter ATP-binding protein — translated: MTISQVSFGSHEPVLDVKDLTVKYIGDTRSTTAVDRVSFSIGTGEVFGLAGESGCGKSTIANSIMRLLKDPAKIAGGSISFGGKDVLAMSPEELRRFRWQDVAMVFQSAMNSLNPVLTIGEQIVDIFTTHAGYSRKESMRRAGELLELVRIDPARLKSYPHQLSGGMRQRAVIAMAVALKPSLLILDEPTTALDVVVQQEIMAQIKDLQRELGFSVLFITHDMSLMVELSHRMAVMYGGRIVETAKAQDVYANPRHPYTQALMGAFPPLTGPRLPLTGLPDGVKFRNIPDLAEAAPGHFVAPFGADASVVESVNLEGAAR
- a CDS encoding ATP-binding cassette domain-containing protein: MSHSLVTPPAVSHTGTPALEIRGLGKTFPIGGLFSHDSVRALHGIDLTIAKGEIVALVGESGSGKSTLARCVARLEKPSSGEILIDGVDVLKRDRFQASRAFRAQLQMVFQDPFGSLNPAHRMDHFLRRSLAIHGRSGGTEQETQRRLEELMTTVGLQADMLNSYPHELSGGQRQRVAIARALAVEPQVILADEPTSMLDVSVRIGVLNLMRKLRDEQGISMLYITHDLASARYLADRTAVMFAGELVEEGESLDLLANPAHPYTQLLVSAVPDPARAGSYDPVRRAELRQAVMASTHCAFNGDPNQACSSEEPVRHQVGDPENRHWVRCHLYRPWAAAGSHALASEPTQTSHPASNAQEEASA
- a CDS encoding glycoside hydrolase family 32 protein yields the protein MRPVYHFSVPDNWKNDPQRPIYLDGEYHYYYLYNADYISGGGGTSWRRATTTDHVAFRDRGVAIPKFSNSNGDCWSGCMVVDEGNTAGYGAGAIIALVTQAPEGRQAQYLWYSTDRGRSFKPGGQAPVLPNPGVNDFRDPKVIWDEDRGRWFMANAEGQKLGFYTSPDLRSWTRVGEFLRSDLGLLECPDLFKMTADDGTSHWVLGTSANGKGRGLPATYAYWTGAFDGTSFTPDHGEPEWLDYGFDFYGAVTYPHHDASGAEDPTLRRAIGWANFWDYPHNTPTLATDGYNGDDMIVRDLRLKHGNGAYYLASAPTSALADHVKRTHRLGDVAVAGTHDLKIRSNAYDLSCELVWDPAVPPANLGLEVCRAPGGGRHVAAGAFLRGPFTYVNRRPTINPTAGETQTPVDPTTGRLTLRILVDRTSVEVFVGDGRVVHSHRVFPLEGDDGIRLYAHEGAATFQNLTIRELKVTP
- a CDS encoding ABC transporter permease, giving the protein MTTALLKQPTPTPAVRKPNRSFVHGLISNKKALTGMAVMVIFIALALLAPVLFPGDPSRITAMASLEPSAEHWLGTTAKGQDVLALTVHGSRSSLFVGLTVGLASTFIGILVGLASAYFGKFIDEALSLVTNVFLLLPGLPLLVILAAFLPPGLGTVILVLVVTGWAGSARVLRSQALSIRSKDFVAAAVVSGERAGRIMFREILPNMASIVMGTLLACVIYGIGAQAGLEFLGLGDVSTVSWGNNLFWAGNEGALLTGSWWVFVPSGVCIALVAFALALINYAVDEVTNPRLRKIKTPKTTPAKVERSAAK